One genomic window of Pseudokineococcus lusitanus includes the following:
- the fdxA gene encoding ferredoxin — protein MTYVIAQPCVDLKDKACIEECPVDCIYEGERALYIHPDECVDCGACEPVCPVEAIYYEDDVPEQWSAFTAANVEFFDDLGSPGGAAKMGMIAKDHAVVTALPPQEHED, from the coding sequence GTGACGTACGTCATCGCCCAGCCCTGCGTCGACCTCAAGGACAAGGCCTGCATCGAGGAGTGCCCGGTCGACTGCATCTACGAGGGGGAGCGGGCGCTCTACATCCACCCCGACGAGTGCGTCGACTGCGGTGCGTGCGAGCCGGTCTGCCCCGTCGAGGCCATCTACTACGAGGACGACGTCCCCGAGCAGTGGAGCGCCTTCACGGCCGCCAACGTCGAGTTCTTCGACGACCTGGGCTCCCCGGGCGGCGCCGCGAAGATGGGCATGATCGCCAAGGACCACGCCGTCGTCACCGCGCTGCCCCCGCAGGAGCACGAGGACTGA
- a CDS encoding GNAT family N-acetyltransferase → MTGPPPPLPDLPPGGRVVLRHRTPDGGATDVLGELVEDAPGHLAVRDRAGGLHRVAREDVVAARPVPPRVRRRGADDGPVVGVCDLEAALALAWQAPSVARDGRWLLRSAGDRTRRASSVLALGGPGTDDLDAAVHAAGAWQRARGSTPRFQLPRATGAPAGRAARADAAALLEVSRLDAVLAARGWPLVSPTTVLTGRTGRVLDAVAGRGDAGVRLTPVPDAAWTALVRPGAPDDPVTAGLLVSAPEQVFAAVDGPGGAAAVGRLALADGWAVLTDLVVAPAARRRGLARAVVGALLGAAGDLPGVALQVADGNAPARALYAGLGLAEHHRYAYREEPAAPSA, encoded by the coding sequence GTGACCGGCCCGCCCCCGCCGCTGCCCGACCTCCCGCCCGGCGGGCGCGTGGTGCTCCGGCACCGGACGCCCGACGGCGGGGCCACGGACGTGCTCGGCGAGCTCGTCGAGGACGCCCCCGGGCACCTCGCCGTCCGCGACCGGGCCGGCGGGCTGCACCGGGTGGCGCGCGAGGACGTCGTGGCCGCCCGGCCCGTGCCGCCGCGCGTGCGCCGCCGCGGCGCCGACGACGGCCCGGTGGTCGGCGTCTGCGACCTCGAGGCCGCCCTCGCCCTCGCCTGGCAGGCCCCCTCCGTCGCCCGCGACGGCCGGTGGCTCCTGCGCTCCGCGGGCGACCGGACGCGGCGGGCCAGCTCCGTGCTCGCGCTCGGGGGCCCCGGCACCGACGACCTCGACGCGGCCGTCCACGCCGCCGGCGCCTGGCAGCGGGCCCGCGGGAGCACGCCGCGCTTCCAGCTGCCCCGGGCGACGGGCGCCCCCGCCGGCCGGGCCGCCCGCGCGGACGCCGCGGCGCTGCTCGAGGTCTCGCGCCTCGACGCCGTGCTCGCCGCCCGCGGGTGGCCGCTCGTCAGCCCGACGACGGTCCTCACCGGCCGCACCGGGCGCGTGCTCGACGCCGTCGCGGGACGTGGCGACGCCGGCGTGCGGCTCACGCCCGTCCCCGACGCCGCGTGGACGGCGCTCGTGCGGCCCGGGGCGCCGGACGACCCGGTGACGGCCGGGCTGCTCGTCTCGGCGCCGGAGCAGGTCTTCGCCGCCGTCGACGGCCCCGGCGGGGCGGCCGCCGTGGGGCGCCTGGCCCTCGCCGACGGGTGGGCCGTCCTCACCGACCTCGTCGTCGCGCCCGCCGCCCGCCGGCGGGGGCTGGCCCGCGCCGTCGTCGGCGCCCTGCTCGGCGCGGCCGGGGACCTCCCCGGGGTGGCGCTCCAGGTCGCCGACGGCAACGCCCCCGCGCGGGCCCTCTACGCGGGGCTCGGCCTCGCCGAGCACCACCGCTACGCCTACCGGGAGGAGCCGGCCGCCCCGTCC